One stretch of Manis pentadactyla isolate mManPen7 chromosome 10, mManPen7.hap1, whole genome shotgun sequence DNA includes these proteins:
- the BICDL2 gene encoding BICD family-like cargo adapter 2 isoform X3, whose product MSSPEGPSFPSGLLSGGGSPSGDEGFFPFVLERRDSFLGGGPGPEEPEDLALQLQQKEKDLLLAAELGKMLLERNEELQRQLDALSIQHLEREEASQTEQELQRELDGLRGQCQAQALAGAELRTRLESLQGENQMLQSRRQDLEAQIRGLREEVEKGQGRIQVTHEQLLLLRRERREHSLELERARSEAGEALSALRRLQRRVSELEEESRLQDADVSGASLQSELAHSLDGDQDHHTNRRGDAPTTASVELQETSSQQPSSQESLEPPQKQASLSPGEILEEKEAEVARLQDEVTLQRAELQSLREEMQRQKELRAQEDPEEALSGALSDRDEAVNKALELSLELSRVSLERDSLSRELLRTIRQKVALTQELEAWQDDMQVVIGQQLRLQRQKEQSAARAAPRRPAPRFSLRLGPGPAGGFLSNLFRRT is encoded by the exons ATGAGCTCCCCAGAAGGGCCAAGCTTCCCGTCGGGGCTGCTCTCCGGGGGCGGCTCCCCCAGTGGCGACGAGGGCTTCTTCCCCTTTGTGCTGGAGCGGCGGGACTCATTCCTGGGAGGGGGCCCAGGCCCTGAGGAGCCTGAGGACTTGGCGCTGCAGCTGCAGCAGAAGGAGAAAGACTTGCTTTTGGCTGCGGAGCTCGGCAAGATGCTGCTGGAGCGCAATGAGGAGCTGCAGCGGCAGCTGGACGCGCTGAGCATCCAGCACTTGGAGCGTGAGGAA GCCTCCCAGACTGAGCAGGAACTTCAGAGGGAACTTGATGGCCTTCGGGGGCAGTGCCAGGCTCAGGCCCTGGCTGGGGCAGAGCTGAGGACACGGCTGGAGAGTCTACAGGGGGAG AACCAAATGCTGCAGAGCCGCCGGCAGGACCTGGAGGCCCAGATCCGAGGCCTACGTGAGGAGGTGGAGAAGGGCCAGGGCAGGATTCAGGTCACCCACGAGCAGCTGCTGCTACTGCGGCGAGAGAGACGGGAGCACAGCCTGGAG CTGGAACGCGCGCGCTCCGAGGCCGGGGAGGCGCTGAGCGCCCTGCGGAGGTTGCAGCGCCGAGTCTCCGAGCTGGAGGAGGAGTCGCGCCTCCAAGACGCCGATGTGTCTGGAGCCTCCCTACAGTCGGAGCTTGCTCATAGCCTCGATGGGGACCAGGACCATCACACTAACCGACGCGGAGACGCCCCG ACCACTGCATCCGTGGAGCTGCAGGAGACGTCCAGCCAACAGCCTTCATCCCAGGAGAGCTTGGAACCTCCCCAAAAGCAAGCATCCCTGAGCCCAGGGGAGATACTGGAGGAGAAGGAGGCGGAAGTAGCCCGCTTGCAGGATGAG GTCACGCTGCAGCGGGCTGAGCTACAGTCCCTGCGGGAAGAAATGCAAAGGCAGAAGGAGCTAAGAGCGCAAGAGGACCCGGAGGAGGCCCTAAGCGGCGCCCTCTCCGACCGGGACGAGGCGGTGAACAA GGCCCTCGAACTATCCCTGGAGCTCAGCCGCGTCTCCCTGGAGCGGGATTCCCTCTCCCGGGAACTTCTTCGCACCATCCGCCAGAAGGTGGCGCTGACGCAAGAGCTGGAGGCCTGGCAG GACGACATGCAGGTGGTGATTGGGCAGCAGCTGCGCTTGCAACGCCAGAAAGAGCAGAGCGCGGCCAGAGCCGCCCCGCGCCGCCCTGCGCCGCGCTTCTCGCTgcgcctgggccctgggcccgccGGCGGCTTTCTCAGCAACCTCTTTCGAAGGACCTGA
- the BICDL2 gene encoding BICD family-like cargo adapter 2 isoform X2, with protein MSSPEGPSFPSGLLSGGGSPSGDEGFFPFVLERRDSFLGGGPGPEEPEDLALQLQQKEKDLLLAAELGKMLLERNEELQRQLDALSIQHLEREERLQQENHELRQGLAAQGAEWEARAVELEGDVEALRAQLGEQLSEQQDSGRERAQALSELSEQNLRLSQQLAQASQTEQELQRELDGLRGQCQAQALAGAELRTRLESLQGELERARSEAGEALSALRRLQRRVSELEEESRLQDADVSGASLQSELAHSLDGDQDHHTNRRGDAPTTASVELQETSSQQPSSQESLEPPQKQASLSPGEILEEKEAEVARLQDEVTLQRAELQSLREEMQRQKELRAQEDPEEALSGALSDRDEAVNKALELSLELSRVSLERDSLSRELLRTIRQKVALTQELEAWQDDMQVVIGQQLRLQRQKEQSAARAAPRRPAPRFSLRLGPGPAGGFLSNLFRRT; from the exons ATGAGCTCCCCAGAAGGGCCAAGCTTCCCGTCGGGGCTGCTCTCCGGGGGCGGCTCCCCCAGTGGCGACGAGGGCTTCTTCCCCTTTGTGCTGGAGCGGCGGGACTCATTCCTGGGAGGGGGCCCAGGCCCTGAGGAGCCTGAGGACTTGGCGCTGCAGCTGCAGCAGAAGGAGAAAGACTTGCTTTTGGCTGCGGAGCTCGGCAAGATGCTGCTGGAGCGCAATGAGGAGCTGCAGCGGCAGCTGGACGCGCTGAGCATCCAGCACTTGGAGCGTGAGGAA CGGCTGCAACAGGAGAACCATGAGCTCCGCCAGGGCCTGGCAGCTCAGGGAGCCGAGTGGGAGGCCAGGGCTGTGGAGCTGGAGGGGGACGTGGAGGCCCTGCGGGCACAGCTGGGGGAGCAGCTCTCAGAGCAGCAGGACAGTGGGCGCGAGCGAGCGCAGGCCCTCAGTGAACTCAGTGAGCAGAACCTTCGGCTCAGCCAGCAGCTGGCCCAG GCCTCCCAGACTGAGCAGGAACTTCAGAGGGAACTTGATGGCCTTCGGGGGCAGTGCCAGGCTCAGGCCCTGGCTGGGGCAGAGCTGAGGACACGGCTGGAGAGTCTACAGGGGGAG CTGGAACGCGCGCGCTCCGAGGCCGGGGAGGCGCTGAGCGCCCTGCGGAGGTTGCAGCGCCGAGTCTCCGAGCTGGAGGAGGAGTCGCGCCTCCAAGACGCCGATGTGTCTGGAGCCTCCCTACAGTCGGAGCTTGCTCATAGCCTCGATGGGGACCAGGACCATCACACTAACCGACGCGGAGACGCCCCG ACCACTGCATCCGTGGAGCTGCAGGAGACGTCCAGCCAACAGCCTTCATCCCAGGAGAGCTTGGAACCTCCCCAAAAGCAAGCATCCCTGAGCCCAGGGGAGATACTGGAGGAGAAGGAGGCGGAAGTAGCCCGCTTGCAGGATGAG GTCACGCTGCAGCGGGCTGAGCTACAGTCCCTGCGGGAAGAAATGCAAAGGCAGAAGGAGCTAAGAGCGCAAGAGGACCCGGAGGAGGCCCTAAGCGGCGCCCTCTCCGACCGGGACGAGGCGGTGAACAA GGCCCTCGAACTATCCCTGGAGCTCAGCCGCGTCTCCCTGGAGCGGGATTCCCTCTCCCGGGAACTTCTTCGCACCATCCGCCAGAAGGTGGCGCTGACGCAAGAGCTGGAGGCCTGGCAG GACGACATGCAGGTGGTGATTGGGCAGCAGCTGCGCTTGCAACGCCAGAAAGAGCAGAGCGCGGCCAGAGCCGCCCCGCGCCGCCCTGCGCCGCGCTTCTCGCTgcgcctgggccctgggcccgccGGCGGCTTTCTCAGCAACCTCTTTCGAAGGACCTGA
- the BICDL2 gene encoding BICD family-like cargo adapter 2 isoform X1 — protein sequence MSSPEGPSFPSGLLSGGGSPSGDEGFFPFVLERRDSFLGGGPGPEEPEDLALQLQQKEKDLLLAAELGKMLLERNEELQRQLDALSIQHLEREERLQQENHELRQGLAAQGAEWEARAVELEGDVEALRAQLGEQLSEQQDSGRERAQALSELSEQNLRLSQQLAQASQTEQELQRELDGLRGQCQAQALAGAELRTRLESLQGENQMLQSRRQDLEAQIRGLREEVEKGQGRIQVTHEQLLLLRRERREHSLELERARSEAGEALSALRRLQRRVSELEEESRLQDADVSGASLQSELAHSLDGDQDHHTNRRGDAPTTASVELQETSSQQPSSQESLEPPQKQASLSPGEILEEKEAEVARLQDEVTLQRAELQSLREEMQRQKELRAQEDPEEALSGALSDRDEAVNKALELSLELSRVSLERDSLSRELLRTIRQKVALTQELEAWQDDMQVVIGQQLRLQRQKEQSAARAAPRRPAPRFSLRLGPGPAGGFLSNLFRRT from the exons ATGAGCTCCCCAGAAGGGCCAAGCTTCCCGTCGGGGCTGCTCTCCGGGGGCGGCTCCCCCAGTGGCGACGAGGGCTTCTTCCCCTTTGTGCTGGAGCGGCGGGACTCATTCCTGGGAGGGGGCCCAGGCCCTGAGGAGCCTGAGGACTTGGCGCTGCAGCTGCAGCAGAAGGAGAAAGACTTGCTTTTGGCTGCGGAGCTCGGCAAGATGCTGCTGGAGCGCAATGAGGAGCTGCAGCGGCAGCTGGACGCGCTGAGCATCCAGCACTTGGAGCGTGAGGAA CGGCTGCAACAGGAGAACCATGAGCTCCGCCAGGGCCTGGCAGCTCAGGGAGCCGAGTGGGAGGCCAGGGCTGTGGAGCTGGAGGGGGACGTGGAGGCCCTGCGGGCACAGCTGGGGGAGCAGCTCTCAGAGCAGCAGGACAGTGGGCGCGAGCGAGCGCAGGCCCTCAGTGAACTCAGTGAGCAGAACCTTCGGCTCAGCCAGCAGCTGGCCCAG GCCTCCCAGACTGAGCAGGAACTTCAGAGGGAACTTGATGGCCTTCGGGGGCAGTGCCAGGCTCAGGCCCTGGCTGGGGCAGAGCTGAGGACACGGCTGGAGAGTCTACAGGGGGAG AACCAAATGCTGCAGAGCCGCCGGCAGGACCTGGAGGCCCAGATCCGAGGCCTACGTGAGGAGGTGGAGAAGGGCCAGGGCAGGATTCAGGTCACCCACGAGCAGCTGCTGCTACTGCGGCGAGAGAGACGGGAGCACAGCCTGGAG CTGGAACGCGCGCGCTCCGAGGCCGGGGAGGCGCTGAGCGCCCTGCGGAGGTTGCAGCGCCGAGTCTCCGAGCTGGAGGAGGAGTCGCGCCTCCAAGACGCCGATGTGTCTGGAGCCTCCCTACAGTCGGAGCTTGCTCATAGCCTCGATGGGGACCAGGACCATCACACTAACCGACGCGGAGACGCCCCG ACCACTGCATCCGTGGAGCTGCAGGAGACGTCCAGCCAACAGCCTTCATCCCAGGAGAGCTTGGAACCTCCCCAAAAGCAAGCATCCCTGAGCCCAGGGGAGATACTGGAGGAGAAGGAGGCGGAAGTAGCCCGCTTGCAGGATGAG GTCACGCTGCAGCGGGCTGAGCTACAGTCCCTGCGGGAAGAAATGCAAAGGCAGAAGGAGCTAAGAGCGCAAGAGGACCCGGAGGAGGCCCTAAGCGGCGCCCTCTCCGACCGGGACGAGGCGGTGAACAA GGCCCTCGAACTATCCCTGGAGCTCAGCCGCGTCTCCCTGGAGCGGGATTCCCTCTCCCGGGAACTTCTTCGCACCATCCGCCAGAAGGTGGCGCTGACGCAAGAGCTGGAGGCCTGGCAG GACGACATGCAGGTGGTGATTGGGCAGCAGCTGCGCTTGCAACGCCAGAAAGAGCAGAGCGCGGCCAGAGCCGCCCCGCGCCGCCCTGCGCCGCGCTTCTCGCTgcgcctgggccctgggcccgccGGCGGCTTTCTCAGCAACCTCTTTCGAAGGACCTGA